The Actinomadura graeca nucleotide sequence ACGCCCTCGCGGATGAAGTCCTCGCGGCGCAGGGCCTCCTCGATCTCGTCGATGTCGGCCATCGTGCCGATGCGCAGGAGCAGCCCGAGCCGCTGCTGGAAGCCGCCGGGGATGCGGTCGACGGCGCCGAAGTCCAGGACGCCGAGCCTGCCGTCCTCCAGCAGGCGGAAGTTGCCGGGGTGCGGGTCCCCGTGCAGCATCCCCGAGCGCTTCGGGCCCGACAGCAGGAACCGGCAGTACAGCAGCGCCGCGTGGTCCCGGGTCTCCTGGTCGCCGTCGCTGATGATCTTCGAGAGCGGGGTGCCGTCCATCCACTCGGTGACCAGCACGTCGCCGGACTGGGCGATGACCTCCGGGATCGAGAAGTCGGGGTCGTCGGCGTAGGCGTCCCGGATGATCGTCTGGGACTCGGCCTCGATCGTGTAGTCCAGCTCCTCGGCGACCCGCTCCTTCAGCTCGGCGAGCATCGTCTTGACGTCCAGCCCCGGCATCAGCACGCCGAACAGCCGGCCGAGCCGGGCCAGCTGGTTGAAGTCGCTGATCAGCGCCTTGCCCGCGCCCGGGTACTGCACCTTGACGGCGACGGCGCGGCCGTCGTGCCACACCGCCCGGTGCACCTGGCCGATCGACGCCGCCGCGGCGGGCCGGTCGTCGAACGACACGAACCGCTCACGCCAGTCCTCGCCGAGCGCGCCCGCGAGGACGGTGTGGACGGTCGAGGCGGGCAGCGGGGGAGCGGCCTCCTGGAGCTTCGTCAGCGTCGCGCGGTAGGGGCCGGCGATCTCCGGCGGCAGCGCCGCCTCGAAGATCGACAGCATCTGGCCGAGCTTCATCGCCCCGCCCTTGAGCTCGCCGAGCACCGTGAACAGCTGCTCGGCGGTCCGGGTCTGGATCTCCATGGCGACGGCCTCGGCGGACCGGCCGAACGTCCGTTTCCCCAGGCCGAGCGCGGTGCGTCCGGCGAAGCCGATCGGGAGGGACGCCAGCTTTGCGGACCGCGTCACCGCGCGGCGGGGAAGATCGCTCACGCCGTCCATTGTCGGTGATCCACTCTCGTTCTCGCCACAACCATCCGCGCCCGATCCCGGTCACCCGGACCGGCGCGCCCGCGTCACCTGCGGCGACGATGTAAGTGTGCGCTTTCTCACCCGCCGGGGGGCGGGCCGGGCGGCGCCCCCGCGGCCCCGCGGGACGCGCCCGGCGGCCTCGCGGGATAGGTTGCGGGCCATGTCCGATGAGCTGTCCGATGAGCCGTCCGGTGAGCCGTCCGGTGAGTCGTCCGATGGGCCGTCCGGCGTGCTGCTGGTCGAGCGCCGCGCCGACGGGATCACCGTCCTCACGCTGAACGACCCGGACCGCCGCAACGCGATGTCCGACGCGATGACCGCGGCCTGGAGGACGGCCGTGTCCGGTCTCCGCGCGGACAAGGCACTGCGCTGCGTCGTGATCACCGGCGCGGGCGGCGCCTTCACCTCCGGCGGCGACCTCGCCTGGCTCGCCGACACCGGCGCCGAGGCCGTCCCCGCCCTCCGCGACCGGATGCTGGAGTTCTACCGGACGTGGCTGTCGGTCCGGACCCTCGAAGTGCCCACGATCGCCGCGATCAACGGGCCCGCGGTCGGCGCCGGCCTCTGCCTCGCGCTGGCCTGCGACCTGCGCTACGCCGCGTCCGACGCCCGGCTGCTCGCCCCGTTCACCGCCCTCGGGCTGCACCCCGGCATGGCCGCCACCTGGCTGCTGCCCGAGGTCGCCGGGCTGCCGCTGGCCCGCGAGATGCTGCTGACCGGACGCGCCCTCACCGGGGCCGAGGCCGAGGCGCGCGGGCTGGTCAACCACGCCGTCCCGCGCGAGCGGGTGCTCGGCGAGGCCCTCGCCGCCGCCGAGCTGGTCGCCGCGCGGGCACCGGTCGCGACCCGGCTCACCAAGGTCGCCCTGTCGGGCGGCGGGCACCCCGACATGGAGTCGGCGCTCCGCTGGGAGTCCCTCGCCCAGCCGGTCACCATGGCCACCCGGGACATGATCGAGGGCATCGCGGCCCAGCGGGACAGGCGCCCCCCGCGGTTCACCGGAGCCTGAACACCCGCCCCGAAGGCTGTGGAAACCCTCCGGCGACTGTCAAAAACATGGTCTTTGACCTGGGATAACGTCAAAGACCCCCTGTGGAGGACGCAAAATTTTGGGTACGGTTCAGGCGTGCCCCCTAACGTTGAGGTCCGCCGCAGCCACCGACGCCGGCGTACCGTGTCCGCATATCGCGACGGGGACAAGGTGGTGGTGATGGTTCCGTCAAGGCTGAGCAAGGCCGAAGAGGAACAGTGGATCGCGACCATCCTGGAGCGGCTCGCCGAGCGGGAACGCCGCCGGCGCCCCAGCGACGCCGACCTCCAGTCCCGCGCACGCGAGCTGTCACGCCGCTACCTGGACGGCCGCGCCGACCCCGTCAGCGTCCGCTGGGTCGCCAACCAGCGCACCCGCTGGGGGTCGTGCACGCCGGACGACGGAACGATCCGGCTGTCCACCCGGCTGCGCGGCATGCCCGGCTGGGTCGTCGACTACGTCCTGGTGCACGAGCTGGCCCACCTGCTCATCCCCGGTCACGGCGCCGACTTCTGGGAGCTGGTCGGCAACTATCCGAAGGCCGACCGCGCCCGCGGCTACCTCGAAGGCGTCGCCGCCGCCGCGCACCTGCCGATGGAGGCCGACGCGCCCGGCGGCGAACCCGCCGAGGACCTGCACCGTGTCGACGGCCTGCACCCCGGCGGCGACCTCCCGGGCGGCTACCCCCGCGAGGCCGCCGGGTGAGCACCGCCGGCCGCCGCGCCGCCGTGCTCTCGCTCCCCGCCTCCGCCCCGGACGCCCCGCCCGGCGTCGATCCCGCCGAGTTCCGCCTCGCGCTCCTGGAGGACACCTACGAGGTCGTCGCCGGCCTCCGGTCCGTCACGCCCGCGCTCGTCCTCGACCCGCCCGACCAGCCGGACGCCGAGGCCGTCACCTGGCCCGGAACGGAGATCGTCCGAGAGCCGACGCTCGCGGGGGCGTTCGCCGCGCTGCACGCGCTCGGCGCCGGCGAGGCCGCGCTGGTCGCCGCGGACGCCCCCGACCTGCCGCCGCTGCTGATCGGCAAGCTGTTCCGCGCCCTCGGCGGCGCCCCGGCCGCCGCCTGCCGCGCCGCGGACGGGCACGGGCTGGTCGCCCTCGCCGCCCGGCTGCCGCTGCCCGGCTGGCTCGCCGCCGCCCTGACCGGGATCGGCCTCGACACGCCGGACGCGCTGTCCCGGCTCCGCGCCGCCGCCCCGCGCCCCGGCCTGGTGCCGCAGGGCCCCGGCTGGCACCGCCTGCGCACCCCCGGCGACCTGCGGTCGCTCGACCCCGGCCTGGAGGGCTGGGAGAACACGCGCGCGCTCCTGGAAGGCCGCCCGCTCGGCGCCTGAGGTCGCCCTCAGGGCGGCGCCCTCAGGACGCCAGGGCCCTCGCCACCAGGCCGCGGACGACGTCGTCGGTCGGCTCCGGGAGCGCGTCGACGGGGAACCAGCCGAGGTCATCGGACTCGTCGCTGGCGGTGTGGCGCGCCCCGGACGGTGCGATGGCGGCGAACTGCACGTCCAGATGCCAGGTGCCCTCCGGATGGCAGCGCACCGCGTGCCGGTCGAGCTGGACGGGGCCCGGCAGCAGCCGCAACCCGTCGATGCCCGACTCCTCCGTCGCCTCCCGCAGCGCCGCGCCCGCGAGCGTGACGTCGCCGGGCTCGCAGTGCCCGCCGAGCTGGAGCCACGCCTTGATCTTGGCGTGCAGCGTCAGCAGCACCCGGGACCGCGAGGAGTCCAGGACGACGGCGCTGGCGGTGATGTGCCCCGCCGCGCACTCCCGCCACAGCCCGTCCGCCGGGTGCTCCTCCAGATGCCTCAGGAAATCCAGCCGCGCCCGCTCCTGGCCGGAGTCGGGCGCGTGCCACGACTCCAGGACGCGCCGGGCGTCCTCGTACAGGGGGACCGTCACGTCCGGCCGAGGCGCGGATACCGCGAGTTGGCCGGATGGCGGCGGCGCCGCTCCTGGTCGACCGGGCGGTGCCAGCACAGCGTCGCCCGCGCGATCCGCCTGCGGATCACGTTCGTGGACGAGTCCGGCTCGTAGCGGCAGCCGCTCACGCGGGACCCGTGCGTCCGGTTCACGGGCGGGGCCCCGCGGCGTCCGGCCCGTCCTCCTCGTCGCCGGGCTTGCCGTCGCCGAACCCGGTCCCACCGCTCTCGGCGTCGTCCGGCTTGGCATCGTCGGGCTTGGCGTCGTCGGGCTTGGCGTCGCCGGGGTCGTCGCCCACGGGCTTGGTGAGCCTGGAGATGTCGAGGTCGGACAGGCCCTCGATCTCGTCGCGGCCGTGCACGAACCCGTCGGGGTCGTCCAGGTCGGCGGCGGTCGGCAGCAGGTCGGGATGGCCCCAGAGCGCGTCCCGGCCCTCGTTGCCGCGCACCTCGTCGATCGTCCGCCACAGCGCCGCGGCCTCCCGCAGCCGCCGCGGCCGCAGCTCCAGGCCGACCAGCGTCGCGAACGTCCGCTCCGCCGGGCCGCCGGTGGCGCGGCGCCGCCGCACCGCCTCGGCGAGCTTCACCGACCCGGGCAGCCGCCCCTCGGCGACCTGGTTGACGACGGTGTCCACCCAGCCCTCGACCAGCGCGAGGGTGGTCTCCAGCCGGGACAGCGCCGCCTTCTGCCGCGGGGTCTCCTCGGGCTGGAGCTGGATCTCCCCGCCGAGCGCCTCCTGCAGGGCCTCCGGGTTGCTCAGATCGAGCCCCTGGACGGCCTGCTCGATGCCCGACAGGTCGACGGTGATGCCCCGCGCGTACTCCTCGACCGCGCCCAGCATGTGCGTGCGCAGCCACGGGACGTGCGCGAACAGCCGCTGGTGGGCGGCCTCGCGCAGCGCCAGGTACAGCCGGACCTCGTCGTCGGAGACCTCCAGGCCCGCGCCGAACGCCTCGACCCCGGCGGGCAGCAGGGCGCCCACGCCGTCCGGCGCCAGCGGCAGCCCGACGTCGGCGGAGCCGGTCACCTCGCGGGCCAGCGCGCCGAGCGCCTGCCCCGCCTGGCCGCCGACCATCGCCCCGGCCATCTGCTTGACCATCCCGATCAGCGGGCCCGCCATCGCCTGCATGTCGGCGGGGATGTCCCCGCCGCCGCCGAGCGCGCCGCCCATGGACTCCACCATGCGCTCCGCGATCGGGTCGCACACCTTGGACCAGACGGGCAGCGTCTGCTCGATCCACTCCGACCGGCTCCACGCCCGCGGCGTCCGGATGCCGGCGGGCAGCGTGGTGCCCTCGTCCAGCCACAGGTCGGCCAGGCGCAGCGCCTCCTCGACCTGGCGCCGCTCGGCGTCCACGATCGACGGGTCGCCCTGCTCGACCACCGAGTGCCGGGCGATGTTCTTGGCCAGATCCCAGTTCAGCGGGCCGCCGCCCGCACCGCCCGCACCCTGGCCGCCGATCATGTCGGCGAACCGGTGCAGCATGTCGGCGAACTGCGCCATGTCGCCGCCCATGCCCTTGAATGGATCCTGGGGCCGGTCGTCGTCTCCGTCGCCGGGACGGTTGAAGCCGAAGGGAGTGTCACTCATCGGTTTGCCCCTGGGATGCATGATGGGCTCATATCCGCAACGTTAGCCGGTCAAGGCAAGGTCGCGTACACAAGGAAGGGGGCACCTCCGTGGCAACGGGCAAGGTTCGCCCTCGGCGTAGCAAGGGCCCGGTCGTCGCCGTCACCGGCGCGGCCACCGGCGCGGGACGGCTGCTGGCCGCCCGGCTCGCCGAACGGGAAGAGATCCGCAAGGTCGTCGCCATCGACGCGCACCGGGGCGATGTGCCCGGCGCGACATGGCGCGTCGTGGACATCAGGGATCCGCTGCTGTCCAACCGGCTCTCCGACGTGGACGTGATCGTCAACCTGGACGTCGAGCACTCCCCGGAGGCGGACGCCCGCGAACGCCGCACCCACAACGTCCGCGGCGCCCAGACCGTGGTCACCGCCGCGGCGGCGGCCCGCGTCCGCCGGGTGATCCTCGTCACGAGCGCCATGGTCTACGGGGCCGGGCCCGGCAACGAGGTGCCCCTGCCCGAGGACGCGCCGCTGCGCGCCGAGGCCAACGCCTCCATCGCCGGCGACTTCCTGGAGATGGAGGAGCTGGCCGCGAACGCGCCGCTCACCCACCCCGGCCTGCAGGTCACCGTCGTCCGCCCCGCCGCGCTGGCCGGGCCCGGCGTCGACACCGTCGTC carries:
- a CDS encoding ABC1 kinase family protein, which translates into the protein MSDLPRRAVTRSAKLASLPIGFAGRTALGLGKRTFGRSAEAVAMEIQTRTAEQLFTVLGELKGGAMKLGQMLSIFEAALPPEIAGPYRATLTKLQEAAPPLPASTVHTVLAGALGEDWRERFVSFDDRPAAAASIGQVHRAVWHDGRAVAVKVQYPGAGKALISDFNQLARLGRLFGVLMPGLDVKTMLAELKERVAEELDYTIEAESQTIIRDAYADDPDFSIPEVIAQSGDVLVTEWMDGTPLSKIISDGDQETRDHAALLYCRFLLSGPKRSGMLHGDPHPGNFRLLEDGRLGVLDFGAVDRIPGGFQQRLGLLLRIGTMADIDEIEEALRREDFIREGVEVDAESLQAFLAPITEPFVTETFKFNREWLRDMAARVTDLRPTNVVRQLNLPPEYVIIHRVLSAGTGVLCQLECEIPARAESLRWVPGFADDADGELVTG
- a CDS encoding enoyl-CoA hydratase/isomerase family protein; translation: MSDELSDEPSGEPSGESSDGPSGVLLVERRADGITVLTLNDPDRRNAMSDAMTAAWRTAVSGLRADKALRCVVITGAGGAFTSGGDLAWLADTGAEAVPALRDRMLEFYRTWLSVRTLEVPTIAAINGPAVGAGLCLALACDLRYAASDARLLAPFTALGLHPGMAATWLLPEVAGLPLAREMLLTGRALTGAEAEARGLVNHAVPRERVLGEALAAAELVAARAPVATRLTKVALSGGGHPDMESALRWESLAQPVTMATRDMIEGIAAQRDRRPPRFTGA
- a CDS encoding M48 family metallopeptidase; translation: MSAYRDGDKVVVMVPSRLSKAEEEQWIATILERLAERERRRRPSDADLQSRARELSRRYLDGRADPVSVRWVANQRTRWGSCTPDDGTIRLSTRLRGMPGWVVDYVLVHELAHLLIPGHGADFWELVGNYPKADRARGYLEGVAAAAHLPMEADAPGGEPAEDLHRVDGLHPGGDLPGGYPREAAG
- a CDS encoding NUDIX hydrolase — its product is MTVPLYEDARRVLESWHAPDSGQERARLDFLRHLEEHPADGLWRECAAGHITASAVVLDSSRSRVLLTLHAKIKAWLQLGGHCEPGDVTLAGAALREATEESGIDGLRLLPGPVQLDRHAVRCHPEGTWHLDVQFAAIAPSGARHTASDESDDLGWFPVDALPEPTDDVVRGLVARALAS
- a CDS encoding zinc-dependent metalloprotease produces the protein MSDTPFGFNRPGDGDDDRPQDPFKGMGGDMAQFADMLHRFADMIGGQGAGGAGGGPLNWDLAKNIARHSVVEQGDPSIVDAERRQVEEALRLADLWLDEGTTLPAGIRTPRAWSRSEWIEQTLPVWSKVCDPIAERMVESMGGALGGGGDIPADMQAMAGPLIGMVKQMAGAMVGGQAGQALGALAREVTGSADVGLPLAPDGVGALLPAGVEAFGAGLEVSDDEVRLYLALREAAHQRLFAHVPWLRTHMLGAVEEYARGITVDLSGIEQAVQGLDLSNPEALQEALGGEIQLQPEETPRQKAALSRLETTLALVEGWVDTVVNQVAEGRLPGSVKLAEAVRRRRATGGPAERTFATLVGLELRPRRLREAAALWRTIDEVRGNEGRDALWGHPDLLPTAADLDDPDGFVHGRDEIEGLSDLDISRLTKPVGDDPGDAKPDDAKPDDAKPDDAESGGTGFGDGKPGDEEDGPDAAGPRP
- a CDS encoding NAD-dependent epimerase/dehydratase family protein; its protein translation is MATGKVRPRRSKGPVVAVTGAATGAGRLLAARLAEREEIRKVVAIDAHRGDVPGATWRVVDIRDPLLSNRLSDVDVIVNLDVEHSPEADARERRTHNVRGAQTVVTAAAAARVRRVILVTSAMVYGAGPGNEVPLPEDAPLRAEANASIAGDFLEMEELAANAPLTHPGLQVTVVRPAALAGPGVDTVVTRHFEAPRLLSVKGSTPGWQFCHVEDLASALEVVVVEDVTGPVAVGGEGWLGPAEVAEITGKRGFELPAALTFGMAQRLHRLGMTPAPATDLHYVAYPWVVDCARLRAAGWKPLYDNASALRAVMEETAGRHAVVGRRVGGKEATMATAAGATVAAIGAAAAIRRARRRRR